Proteins from a genomic interval of Clostridium sp. M62/1:
- the acpS gene encoding holo-ACP synthase — protein sequence MIAGVGTDMIEIGRIRRACEKEAFLTRVYTQEECQQAGGNYARLAGTFAVKEAVAKVLATGFRSFGPAEIEVLRDSLGKPYVRLYGGARELADRLSIKEIHVSITNTKDYAVAFAVGEGAEKKTAE from the coding sequence ATGATAGCAGGTGTTGGGACAGACATGATTGAAATAGGACGTATCAGGAGGGCCTGTGAGAAGGAGGCCTTCCTGACGCGTGTATACACGCAGGAAGAGTGCCAGCAGGCCGGGGGAAATTATGCCCGGTTAGCCGGCACTTTTGCCGTTAAGGAGGCAGTGGCCAAGGTGCTCGCCACCGGGTTCAGGAGCTTTGGACCGGCGGAGATCGAGGTGCTCAGGGACAGCCTCGGAAAGCCGTATGTAAGGCTCTATGGAGGGGCCAGGGAGCTGGCGGACAGGCTTTCCATAAAAGAAATCCATGTATCGATTACCAATACGAAGGATTACGCCGTAGCCTTTGCCGTGGGCGAGGGGGCAGAGAAAAAAACGGCAGAATAG
- a CDS encoding redox-sensing transcriptional repressor Rex, whose protein sequence is MEQKQISKAVISRLPRYYRYLGELLEEGVERISSNELSVRMKVTASQIRQDLNNFGGFGQQGYGYNVKYLYSEIARILGIDRQHNLIIIGAGNLGQAIANYTNFERRGFLIKGMFDVNPRLVGLVVRGVEIRGIEDLEQFIADNDVQIAVLTIPKSKAAEIADRLVKAGIKAIWNFTHTDLAVPDDVVVENVHLSESLMRLSYRVCRMQDQKEREKNFARGKDGK, encoded by the coding sequence GTGGAACAGAAACAGATTTCCAAGGCAGTGATCTCAAGGCTGCCGAGGTATTACAGATATTTAGGTGAATTGCTGGAAGAGGGAGTGGAGCGGATTTCTTCAAACGAGCTGAGCGTGAGGATGAAGGTAACTGCCTCCCAGATTCGTCAGGATCTTAACAATTTCGGAGGATTCGGACAGCAGGGGTATGGCTATAATGTAAAGTATCTCTATTCAGAAATCGCCAGAATCCTTGGGATTGACAGGCAGCACAACCTGATTATCATCGGAGCGGGAAATCTGGGACAGGCGATTGCCAATTATACCAACTTTGAACGCCGTGGTTTCCTGATTAAGGGAATGTTTGATGTGAACCCGAGACTGGTGGGGCTGGTGGTGCGCGGAGTGGAAATCCGCGGCATTGAGGATCTGGAGCAGTTTATTGCAGATAACGATGTTCAGATTGCCGTCCTTACGATCCCGAAGTCAAAGGCGGCTGAGATTGCCGACCGCCTGGTAAAAGCCGGAATTAAGGCAATCTGGAATTTTACCCACACAGATCTGGCTGTTCCCGATGACGTGGTGGTGGAAAATGTTCACCTGTCAGAAAGCCTGATGCGCCTGTCTTACCGTGTATGCAGGATGCAGGATCAGAAGGAAAGGGAAAAGAATTTCGCGAGAGGGAAAGACGGGAAATGA